One genomic segment of Melospiza melodia melodia isolate bMelMel2 chromosome 22, bMelMel2.pri, whole genome shotgun sequence includes these proteins:
- the RNF208 gene encoding RING finger protein 208, giving the protein MQASLGDPRAVDSNVKTILMSCLKGQQVIIKMEAMKIIHPEKFSELQGPQPRYAPAPRREPPLVAKRAWPSESEIIVNQACGDIPALDTAPAPLPLPRTPPLPRRERGYPGQRKGSSEVCYHRQPPSDEVIVNQYVLHPSTPCEPLECPTCGHMYNFTNKRPRILSCLHSVCEECLQILYESCPKYKFISCPTCKRETVLFTDYGLAALAVNTSILNRLPAEALAANPVQWSSDTDRSCYQTFRQYCGAACTCHIRNPLSSCTIM; this is encoded by the coding sequence ATGCAGGCGTCCCTCGGAGACCCCAGAGCAGTGGACAGTAATGTGAAAACGATACTCATGTCGTGTCTGAAAGGGCAACAGGTCATCATCAAAATGGAGGCGATGAAGATCATCCACCCGGAGAAGTTCTCGGAGCTGCAGGGGCCGCAGCCGCGCTacgcgcccgccccgcgccgggAGCCGCCGCTCGTGGCCAAGCGCGCGTGGCCCTCCGAGTCCGAGATCATCGTGAACCAGGCGTGCGGGGACATCCCCGCCCTGGACACGGCCCccgcgccgctgccgctgccccggACTCCGCCCCTGCCGCGGCGGGAGCGCGGCTACCCGGGCCAGCGCAAGGGCAGCTCCGAGGTCTGCTACCACCGGCAGCCGCCGTCGGACGAGGTGATCGTCAACCAGTACGTGCTGCACCCCTCGACGCCCTGCGAGCCCCTGGAGTGCCCCACGTGCGGCCACATGTACAACTTCACCAACAAGCGGCCCCGCATCCTCTCCTGCCTGCACTCGGTGTGCGAGGAGTGCCTGCAGATCCTCTACGAGTCCTGCCCCAAGTACAAGTTCATCTCCTGCCCCACCTGCAAGCGGGAGACCGTCCTCTTCACCGACTACGGGCTGGCGGCGCTGGCCGTCAACACCAGTATCCTGAACAGACTGCCGGCCGAGGCCCTGGCCGCCAACCCCGTCCAGTGGAGCAGCGACACCGACCGCAGCTGCTACCAGACCTTCCGCCAGTACTGCGGGGCCGCCTGCACCTGCCACATCCGGAACCCGCTGTCCTCCTGCACCATCATGTGA